One part of the Sphingobium yanoikuyae genome encodes these proteins:
- a CDS encoding TonB-dependent receptor encodes MVRSSFFFSGAAIVALAGAALTSPALAGQAPDADMDQARADIIVTGEKSARTLQQTPTSIAVVTPETIEREALITIQDVYNRTANLSETYGSSGFTIRGISNSGVGAGGQADAASVYVDGAPVPKWALYGGPTDLWDVQQVEVLRGPQSTIQGLNALAGGIVITSKDPSLTRWGGDARVLWSEYDDRTFSAAIGGPIVKDELGIRLSAERRNDRGLIYNVTRDEYSDTLESLNLRGKIKWTPQAIPGLEAVASYNRVRRDGGYLYEYARTDVPNYFNHRIATGDQPSRGKIDSDLAVFNISYPLAQGLKLSSVTSWNRSRVHSVIDTDGTPQDIQAIDNRYNYRTLTQEMRLNYDGERLSGLLGAWYYRRTGSIDQNSRVNIDTPTATIAALLPANGATAAQATFLSNAYAAQLPVIPVAYSADQPEKVETMALFGDARFKLTDRLTLIGGFRYDHERNRYAAQTVATFNGTLPDANFLGAAYAPIISLINQGVLGLVDDASSPLASNSRSFNAFLPKAGISMDWTPDLTTAFTVQRAYRSGGSSQNPARALLVAYDPEYSWNYEGSLRSKWLDGRLTLNANAFYMTWKDQQVTAYFGQNAYDYNTVNAAGSHLYGFEVEANATIARGIDLYGSVGHVRTKFTDFVLPAGATSTVDLTDTQFPYAPRWTLSGGINAQFGPGFVANLNANYRSSVFTGVGQDQGQYKVGGRTVVNGKIGYETDHWSLFVFARNILNEDYMQYQYAAIHQAILGEPQTVGVGASVHW; translated from the coding sequence ATGGTGCGGTCGTCTTTCTTCTTTTCCGGGGCGGCGATCGTCGCACTGGCCGGTGCTGCCCTGACCAGCCCGGCGCTGGCGGGGCAGGCGCCGGATGCCGATATGGACCAGGCTCGCGCCGACATCATCGTCACCGGCGAAAAGAGCGCCCGCACCCTGCAGCAGACCCCGACCAGCATCGCCGTCGTCACGCCCGAGACGATCGAGCGCGAGGCGCTGATCACCATCCAGGACGTCTATAACCGCACCGCCAACCTGTCCGAAACCTATGGTTCGTCCGGCTTCACCATCCGCGGCATCAGCAACAGCGGCGTCGGCGCGGGCGGGCAGGCAGACGCCGCGAGCGTCTATGTCGATGGCGCGCCGGTGCCCAAATGGGCGCTTTATGGCGGCCCGACCGACCTGTGGGATGTGCAGCAGGTGGAAGTGCTGCGTGGCCCGCAATCGACCATCCAGGGCCTCAACGCGCTGGCCGGCGGCATCGTCATCACCAGCAAGGATCCCTCGCTGACCCGTTGGGGCGGTGACGCGCGCGTGCTGTGGAGCGAATATGATGATCGCACCTTCTCCGCCGCGATCGGCGGACCGATCGTCAAGGATGAACTGGGCATCCGCCTGTCGGCCGAGCGCCGCAATGATCGCGGCCTCATCTACAATGTCACCCGCGACGAATATAGCGATACGCTGGAATCGCTCAATCTGCGCGGCAAGATCAAATGGACGCCCCAGGCCATTCCGGGGCTGGAGGCAGTCGCCAGCTATAATCGCGTGCGGCGCGACGGCGGCTATCTCTACGAATATGCCCGCACCGACGTGCCCAATTATTTCAATCACCGTATCGCCACCGGCGATCAGCCCAGCCGGGGCAAGATCGACAGCGACCTTGCCGTCTTCAACATCAGCTATCCGCTGGCCCAGGGGCTGAAACTGTCGAGCGTCACCTCCTGGAACCGCTCGCGCGTTCATTCGGTGATCGATACCGACGGCACGCCGCAGGATATCCAGGCGATCGACAATCGCTATAATTACCGCACGCTGACCCAGGAAATGCGCCTAAACTATGATGGCGAACGGCTGAGCGGCCTGCTGGGCGCCTGGTATTATCGCCGCACCGGCAGCATCGACCAGAATAGCCGGGTGAACATCGATACGCCGACCGCCACCATCGCCGCCCTGCTGCCCGCCAATGGCGCGACCGCGGCGCAGGCGACCTTCCTCAGCAATGCCTATGCGGCACAACTGCCCGTCATCCCGGTCGCCTATTCGGCCGACCAGCCCGAAAAGGTGGAGACGATGGCGCTGTTCGGCGACGCCCGTTTCAAGCTGACCGACCGGCTGACCCTGATCGGCGGCTTCCGCTACGATCATGAGCGCAACCGCTATGCCGCGCAAACGGTGGCGACCTTCAACGGCACGCTGCCCGATGCCAATTTCCTCGGCGCGGCCTATGCCCCGATCATTTCGCTGATCAACCAGGGCGTTCTGGGGCTGGTCGACGATGCCTCCTCGCCGCTGGCGTCCAACAGCCGCAGCTTCAACGCCTTCCTGCCCAAGGCCGGGATCAGCATGGACTGGACGCCGGACCTCACCACCGCCTTCACCGTCCAGCGCGCCTATCGCTCGGGCGGCTCCAGCCAGAACCCGGCCCGCGCCCTGCTGGTCGCCTATGATCCGGAATATAGCTGGAACTATGAAGGCTCGCTGCGCTCCAAATGGCTGGACGGGCGCCTGACGCTCAATGCCAATGCCTTCTACATGACGTGGAAGGACCAGCAGGTCACCGCCTATTTCGGCCAGAATGCCTATGATTACAACACGGTGAATGCGGCCGGATCGCATCTTTACGGGTTCGAGGTGGAAGCGAATGCGACGATCGCGCGCGGCATCGATCTCTATGGCTCGGTCGGCCATGTCCGCACCAAATTCACCGATTTCGTCCTGCCCGCCGGGGCGACCAGCACGGTTGACCTCACCGACACCCAATTCCCCTATGCGCCGCGCTGGACCCTGTCGGGCGGCATTAATGCGCAGTTCGGGCCGGGCTTCGTCGCCAATCTCAACGCCAATTACCGTTCGTCGGTCTTCACCGGCGTCGGTCAGGATCAGGGCCAGTACAAGGTCGGCGGCCGCACGGTCGTGAATGGCAAGATCGGTTATGAAACCGATCATTGGTCACTGTTCGTCTTCGCCCGCAACATCCTCAACGAGGATTATATGCAGTACCAATATGCCGCCATCCATCAGGCGATCCTGGGCGAACCCCAGACCGTCGGCGTCGGCGCGAGCGTCCATTGGTGA
- the mprF gene encoding bifunctional lysylphosphatidylglycerol flippase/synthetase MprF yields MGAMTYLRRYQTPLSVGLVVLLAALGFVALYHLLHDVHVRDIRAAFHALGPAALIPALLLTAISYVTLTFYDVLALRSIGRPLPYGTAALASFTSYTLSHNLGLSLLTGGSARYRIYSAAGLGVADVARVVAIAGATFWGGVLTLAAAMLVWRPETLSMGDVRLSAPALRAAGSLTLTAIIGLILYAGRQGRMLHFGRMSLPLPPASRIFCQIGIGVIDLAAASAALFVLVPGIGLHAWPAFFLGYALAIVAVLLTHVPGGVGVFELVMLAALPGVDRPQLVAALLAYRLVYYILPLLIAVGIIVAQEGWRWRQPLRRTLRGLQAVTTGLAPIMTAALVFLGGAILLVSGSLPAIPHRVATLNSVVPLPFLEASHMAGSLVGAALLILSAGLYRRLDGAFWLTRILLLAGAIFSLLKGLDYEEAAAMLLIAALLQWARPAFYRRTQLIADAFTPGWLATVAVVLGLCVWIGFFAYKHVEYQNDLWWHFAARADASRFLRASLAVAVLLIGIALWRLLRPAATIPALASNSAVPPEAALALAERTDANLAYIGDKRFLVSDGGTCCLMYQIRGHSWIVMGDPIGARSEWADLLWRLREQADATQGRLLLYQISQDMLPLAIELGLQIVKYGEEAHVDLAGFTLDGPDAKPLRYAERRAAREGASFEIIPAALLNQEMDRLAEISAHWLQAKGHKEKCFSVGRFDRAYMARFDCAVVRQEGRIVAFANIWAAADQSELSVDLMRHDDGAPYGTMDFLFIHLMLWGKAQGYRWFNLGLAPLSGLEARRLAPLWSKLGALLYQHGNALYGFEGLRAYKDKFGPEWEPRFVAGPQGLSFGRALLDLQALIAG; encoded by the coding sequence ATGGGGGCCATGACATATTTGCGCCGTTACCAGACGCCCTTGTCGGTCGGGCTGGTCGTGCTGCTCGCCGCGCTCGGCTTCGTCGCACTCTACCATCTGCTGCACGATGTGCATGTGCGCGACATCCGCGCGGCCTTTCATGCACTTGGCCCGGCAGCCCTGATCCCCGCCCTGCTGCTGACCGCAATCAGCTATGTCACGCTCACCTTCTACGACGTGCTGGCGCTGCGCTCGATCGGCCGCCCCTTGCCCTATGGCACGGCGGCGCTCGCTTCCTTCACCAGCTATACGCTCAGCCATAATCTGGGCCTGTCGCTGCTGACCGGCGGATCGGCACGCTACCGCATCTACAGCGCGGCGGGGCTGGGCGTTGCGGACGTAGCGCGCGTGGTCGCGATCGCCGGCGCCACCTTCTGGGGCGGGGTTCTGACGCTGGCGGCGGCTATGCTGGTCTGGCGGCCGGAGACGCTGTCGATGGGCGATGTCCGCCTGTCCGCGCCGGCATTGCGTGCAGCCGGAAGCCTGACCCTCACGGCCATCATCGGCCTGATCCTCTATGCCGGCCGGCAGGGACGCATGCTGCATTTTGGCCGCATGTCCCTGCCGCTGCCGCCCGCCTCGCGCATATTTTGCCAGATCGGCATCGGCGTCATCGATCTCGCTGCCGCCAGCGCGGCGTTGTTCGTCCTGGTGCCCGGTATCGGCCTGCACGCTTGGCCTGCCTTCTTCCTGGGCTATGCGCTCGCCATCGTCGCCGTGCTGCTGACCCATGTGCCCGGCGGCGTCGGCGTGTTCGAACTGGTGATGCTTGCCGCCCTGCCTGGCGTCGACCGGCCGCAACTGGTCGCCGCGCTGCTCGCCTATCGACTGGTCTATTATATCCTGCCGCTGCTGATCGCGGTCGGCATCATCGTTGCGCAGGAGGGCTGGCGCTGGCGGCAGCCATTGCGCCGGACCCTGCGCGGGCTGCAGGCCGTCACGACCGGCCTTGCGCCGATCATGACGGCAGCGCTCGTCTTCCTGGGCGGCGCCATCCTGCTGGTATCGGGTTCGCTCCCGGCCATCCCGCACCGGGTCGCGACCCTCAACAGCGTCGTGCCCTTGCCCTTCCTCGAAGCCTCCCACATGGCCGGCAGCCTGGTCGGCGCGGCGCTGCTGATCCTGTCGGCCGGCCTCTATCGGCGGCTGGACGGGGCCTTCTGGTTGACCCGCATCCTGCTGTTGGCTGGCGCGATCTTCTCGCTGCTCAAGGGGCTGGATTATGAGGAGGCGGCGGCGATGCTGCTGATCGCCGCGCTGTTGCAATGGGCGCGCCCCGCCTTCTATCGCCGGACCCAGTTGATTGCCGACGCCTTCACCCCTGGCTGGCTGGCGACGGTCGCAGTGGTTCTGGGCCTCTGCGTCTGGATCGGCTTCTTCGCCTACAAGCATGTCGAATATCAGAACGACCTCTGGTGGCATTTTGCCGCCCGCGCCGATGCCTCGCGCTTCCTGCGCGCTAGCCTGGCCGTTGCCGTCCTGCTGATCGGTATAGCGCTCTGGCGCCTGCTGCGCCCGGCCGCGACCATTCCCGCCTTGGCCAGCAATTCCGCCGTCCCGCCGGAGGCCGCACTGGCGCTGGCCGAACGCACCGACGCCAATCTTGCCTATATCGGCGACAAGCGCTTCCTGGTGTCGGATGGCGGCACCTGCTGCCTGATGTACCAGATCAGGGGGCATAGCTGGATCGTCATGGGCGATCCGATCGGCGCCCGAAGCGAGTGGGCGGACCTGCTCTGGCGGCTGCGCGAACAGGCTGATGCCACGCAGGGCCGACTGCTGCTTTACCAGATCAGCCAGGACATGCTGCCGCTGGCGATCGAGCTGGGGTTGCAGATCGTCAAATATGGCGAGGAAGCGCATGTCGACCTGGCCGGCTTCACGCTGGACGGCCCGGATGCCAAGCCGCTGCGCTATGCCGAGCGGCGCGCAGCGCGTGAGGGCGCCAGTTTCGAGATCATCCCCGCCGCCCTGCTGAACCAGGAAATGGACCGGCTGGCCGAGATTTCCGCCCATTGGCTGCAGGCCAAGGGGCACAAGGAAAAATGCTTCAGCGTCGGCCGCTTCGATCGCGCCTATATGGCGCGGTTCGACTGTGCCGTGGTGCGACAGGAGGGCAGGATCGTCGCCTTCGCCAATATCTGGGCCGCGGCCGACCAGTCCGAACTGTCGGTCGACCTGATGCGCCATGATGACGGCGCGCCCTATGGCACGATGGACTTTCTGTTCATCCACCTGATGCTGTGGGGCAAGGCACAGGGTTATCGCTGGTTCAACTTGGGTCTTGCGCCGCTTTCCGGGCTGGAGGCGCGCCGACTGGCACCACTCTGGTCGAAGCTGGGCGCGCTGCTCTACCAGCATGGCAATGCGCTCTATGGCTTTGAAGGGCTGCGCGCCTACAAGGACAAGTTCGGGCCGGAATGGGAACCCCGCTTCGTCGCCGGGCCGCAGGGCCTGTCCTTCGGCCGGGCGCTGCTCGACCTTCAGGCACTGATCGCCGGATAG
- a CDS encoding family 43 glycosylhydrolase, which yields MAVSRRDALLATASAALAGGLSEARAAPPAPPATPAPAPDWRRGFDNQRVADLGDGRFLNPLIAGDHPDPTILKDGADFYMTFSTFDSYPGLIIWHSRDLVNWRPIGPALHKNIGSVWAPELCKHKGRYYLYIPVKASPNTSYVIWADRIEGPWSDPIDLNLPNHIDPGHAVGEDGSRWLFLSGGDRVRLTDDGLATVGQPEHVYDPWHYPDDWDVEGFSPEGPKILRHQGYFYLVTAVGGTAGPPTGHMVIAARSRSIHGPWENCPANPIVRTVDRAEKWWSRGHATLVEGPDGSWWSVYHGYENGYWTLGRQTLLDPVEWTADGWFRMTGGDLSQPIAKPRGGQAGPHGQALSDDFSALHIGSRWNFFKPAPQEAERARVEGGSLILKASGTAPSSSSPLLLVAGDQAYQFECTIEIAPGGVAGLLLFYDEQLYCGLGFDQERFVTHQYGIERGRPANPHGRRMRMRVTNDRHIIRFHISGDDGKSWKRFDRGMEVSGYHHNVRGGFLMLRPGLYSAGAGEARFTDFRFCAL from the coding sequence ATGGCAGTCAGCCGACGGGACGCATTGCTGGCGACGGCTTCGGCCGCGCTGGCGGGTGGTTTGAGCGAGGCGCGGGCGGCGCCCCCTGCCCCACCGGCCACGCCTGCCCCCGCGCCCGACTGGCGGCGCGGCTTCGACAATCAGCGCGTCGCCGATCTGGGCGATGGCCGCTTCCTCAATCCGCTGATCGCGGGCGACCATCCCGATCCCACCATCCTGAAGGATGGCGCGGATTTTTACATGACCTTCTCGACCTTCGATTCCTATCCCGGCCTCATCATCTGGCATTCGCGCGATCTGGTGAACTGGCGGCCGATCGGCCCGGCGCTGCACAAGAATATCGGATCGGTCTGGGCGCCCGAACTGTGCAAGCACAAGGGCCGCTATTATCTCTACATCCCGGTCAAGGCGTCTCCCAACACCAGCTATGTGATCTGGGCCGACCGGATCGAGGGACCGTGGAGCGATCCGATCGACCTCAACCTGCCCAACCATATCGATCCCGGCCATGCGGTGGGCGAAGATGGATCGCGCTGGCTGTTCCTGTCGGGCGGCGACCGGGTGCGCCTGACCGACGATGGCCTGGCGACCGTCGGTCAGCCCGAACATGTCTATGACCCCTGGCACTATCCTGACGACTGGGATGTCGAGGGTTTCTCGCCCGAAGGCCCCAAGATTTTGCGCCATCAGGGCTATTTCTATCTGGTGACCGCCGTGGGCGGCACGGCCGGGCCGCCGACCGGCCATATGGTGATCGCCGCCCGGTCGCGGTCGATCCATGGACCGTGGGAAAATTGCCCGGCCAACCCGATCGTGCGCACCGTCGATCGCGCCGAAAAATGGTGGTCGCGCGGCCATGCCACCCTGGTCGAGGGACCGGACGGCAGCTGGTGGTCGGTCTATCATGGCTATGAAAATGGCTATTGGACATTGGGGCGGCAGACCTTGCTCGACCCGGTCGAATGGACGGCGGACGGCTGGTTCCGCATGACCGGCGGCGACCTGTCGCAGCCGATCGCCAAGCCCAGGGGCGGTCAGGCCGGGCCGCATGGCCAGGCGCTTTCGGACGATTTCAGCGCATTGCACATCGGTTCGCGCTGGAATTTCTTCAAGCCGGCACCGCAGGAGGCGGAGCGGGCGCGGGTCGAAGGCGGATCGCTGATCCTCAAGGCCAGCGGCACCGCCCCCTCCAGTTCGTCGCCACTGCTGCTGGTTGCGGGCGATCAGGCCTATCAGTTCGAATGCACGATCGAGATTGCACCGGGCGGCGTCGCCGGGCTGCTGCTCTTCTATGACGAGCAGCTCTATTGCGGGCTGGGCTTCGACCAGGAGCGGTTCGTCACCCATCAATATGGCATAGAGCGCGGCCGCCCCGCCAATCCCCATGGCCGCCGGATGCGGATGCGCGTCACCAACGACCGGCACATCATCCGCTTTCACATCAGCGGCGATGACGGCAAGAGCTGGAAGCGCTTCGACCGGGGCATGGAAGTGTCGGGCTATCACCATAATGTGCGTGGCGGCTTCCTGATGCTGCGCCCCGGCCTCTATTCCGCCGGCGCCGGCGAAGCGCGCTTCACCGACTTCCGCTTCTGCGCGCTCTAG
- a CDS encoding VOC family protein, producing MHAIHHIAIIGSDYAQSRHFYVDILGFPVLNEVYRAERDSWKCDLAVGGAQIELFSFPNPPSRPSRPEACGLRHLAFAVSDLDAEVARLESHGVACEPVRVDEYTDRRFTFFADPDGLPLELYEDQVRAI from the coding sequence ATGCACGCCATCCATCATATCGCCATCATCGGGTCCGACTATGCCCAGTCCCGCCATTTCTATGTCGACATTCTCGGCTTTCCCGTGCTGAACGAGGTCTATCGCGCCGAACGCGACAGCTGGAAATGCGATCTGGCGGTCGGCGGGGCACAGATCGAGCTTTTCTCCTTCCCCAATCCCCCGTCGCGCCCTTCCCGCCCCGAAGCCTGTGGCCTGCGCCACCTTGCCTTTGCCGTCAGCGACCTGGATGCGGAGGTCGCCCGGCTCGAAAGCCATGGCGTGGCGTGCGAACCGGTGCGGGTGGACGAATATACCGACCGGCGCTTCACCTTCTTCGCCGACCCAGACGGACTGCCGCTGGAGCTTTACGAGGATCAGGTCCGCGCCATTTGA
- a CDS encoding DUF2147 domain-containing protein has translation MFHALRPFLAGISLIIAVPAMAADPVLGSWINPRGSVTVTTGACQDRLCGWVSHANAEALADASDAGIPHLVGTPLLQDYRPKGPGHWAGRVYVPDMGRTFYSTIDQQGPDQLRISGCILGGLFCRSQLWHRVKTG, from the coding sequence ATGTTTCACGCCCTGCGCCCGTTCCTTGCCGGCATCAGCCTGATCATCGCCGTTCCGGCGATGGCGGCCGATCCGGTGTTGGGTTCCTGGATCAATCCGCGCGGCAGCGTCACGGTCACGACCGGCGCCTGTCAGGACAGATTGTGCGGCTGGGTCAGCCACGCCAATGCCGAGGCGCTCGCCGATGCCAGCGATGCCGGCATCCCGCATCTGGTCGGCACCCCCCTGTTGCAGGATTATCGCCCCAAGGGACCGGGCCATTGGGCCGGGCGGGTCTATGTGCCCGACATGGGCCGCACCTTCTATTCCACCATCGACCAGCAGGGTCCCGATCAGTTGAGGATTTCCGGCTGCATCCTGGGCGGGCTGTTCTGCCGCAGCCAGCTCTGGCACCGGGTCAAGACGGGATAG
- a CDS encoding PepSY-associated TM helix domain-containing protein: MNDQSVQTNSRAKKWRWPLSPETVRSVLSSHSVLGLAFAAIIYIVCLTGTVAVFAPDLERWEVPATPVVTSLSDASAARAIAEAVRRAPADTTLYLSLPTAKQDGASLTAFSATYEHKWGVAADGALSDLEAVWTEFLIHLHINLHLPRSWGQFIVGLTGVALLSSLVSGILAHPRVLRDAFHLRLGGSRRLQEADLHNRLGIWALPFHFTLALTGALLGLSTIIVAMLAMLLYRGDMGKVYELFLDPPPKIDARAVPIPDIARLIADARARAPAAVADNIMVERPGRADMRISIHSGRPHLLTQQDEVQYDARGQLLHQEQPQDLVAGTRMLSGIGQLHFGWFGGLPVRIAYGLLGIALCIVTSSGVTIWLARRRDRGRPAPQWERIWAAICWGQPVILVLTAALAFALPNVSLPLVWLGLTILSVLAAGMAKALPGPRLSRGLQWALVVGLLVVALLHGAPLLAGGQGLMVDLLLLIGGIGLLLALLRSRAPAKV; the protein is encoded by the coding sequence ATGAACGACCAGAGCGTCCAGACCAACAGCCGGGCAAAGAAATGGCGTTGGCCCTTGTCGCCCGAAACGGTGCGATCGGTGCTCAGCAGCCATTCGGTGCTGGGCCTGGCCTTTGCCGCGATCATCTATATCGTCTGCCTGACCGGCACGGTTGCCGTATTCGCGCCCGATCTGGAACGGTGGGAAGTGCCGGCGACGCCGGTGGTGACCAGCCTGTCGGATGCCTCGGCCGCGCGCGCCATCGCCGAAGCGGTCAGACGCGCGCCGGCCGACACCACCCTCTATCTGTCGCTTCCCACCGCGAAACAGGATGGCGCCAGCCTCACGGCCTTCAGCGCGACCTATGAACATAAATGGGGCGTGGCGGCCGATGGTGCGCTGTCCGATCTCGAAGCGGTCTGGACCGAATTCCTGATCCATCTCCATATCAACCTGCATCTGCCGCGCAGTTGGGGGCAGTTCATCGTCGGCCTGACCGGCGTGGCGCTGCTTTCCTCCCTGGTGTCGGGCATATTGGCCCACCCGCGCGTGCTGCGTGATGCCTTCCACCTGCGCCTGGGCGGTTCGCGCCGGCTGCAGGAGGCGGATCTGCACAATCGCCTCGGCATCTGGGCCTTGCCCTTTCACTTCACTCTGGCGCTGACCGGCGCGCTGCTGGGCCTCAGCACCATCATCGTCGCCATGCTGGCGATGCTGCTGTACCGGGGCGACATGGGGAAGGTCTATGAACTCTTCCTCGACCCGCCGCCCAAGATTGACGCGCGCGCCGTGCCCATTCCCGATATCGCCCGGCTGATCGCCGATGCCCGTGCCCGCGCGCCGGCGGCCGTTGCGGACAATATCATGGTCGAACGGCCCGGCCGCGCCGATATGCGCATCTCGATCCATAGCGGCCGGCCGCACTTGCTGACCCAGCAGGACGAGGTCCAATATGATGCGCGCGGGCAACTGCTCCATCAGGAGCAGCCGCAGGATCTGGTCGCCGGCACCCGGATGTTGAGCGGCATCGGACAGCTGCATTTCGGCTGGTTCGGCGGGCTGCCCGTGCGGATCGCCTATGGCCTGCTCGGCATTGCGCTCTGCATCGTTACCTCCAGCGGCGTGACCATCTGGCTGGCCCGCCGCCGCGATCGCGGCCGACCGGCGCCGCAATGGGAACGGATCTGGGCGGCGATCTGCTGGGGCCAGCCGGTCATCCTGGTCCTCACCGCCGCGCTGGCCTTCGCCTTGCCGAATGTGTCGCTGCCGCTGGTCTGGCTCGGCCTCACCATCCTGTCGGTGCTGGCCGCCGGCATGGCCAAGGCGCTGCCTGGTCCGCGCCTGTCGCGCGGCCTGCAATGGGCGCTGGTCGTGGGGCTGCTGGTGGTGGCGCTGCTTCACGGCGCCCCACTGCTGGCAGGCGGGCAGGGGCTGATGGTCGACCTGCTGCTGCTGATCGGCGGCATCGGCCTATTGCTCGCGCTGCTGCGCAGCCGCGCTCCGGCAAAGGTCTAG